A DNA window from Linepithema humile isolate Giens D197 chromosome 6, Lhum_UNIL_v1.0, whole genome shotgun sequence contains the following coding sequences:
- the LOC137000686 gene encoding uncharacterized protein — translation MQELFKSTYIWSDSTIALTWISFPSRKWSVFVANRVGEIQRLTEPRSWRHIPSPFNPADMLSRGLNSHELINASSWWHGPEFLRQNNDQWPINKINSLSKQMPELLRTHANVAVLECGVIEEVLDKHSSLDKVCHIVAYCLRITRTRPKPSTLFISHEETSAVLLQICKIVQQRSFPEKYKSLINGETVHASSKILSLSPFLDKNGLIRVGGRLKNSNLSFDACHQILLPSNHNLTKRIILKAHVQNMHAGTQGTMAFVRQQFWPLSLCSTARKIVLECVRCFRAKPIFSEATMGSLPAGRITLGHSRTAVWITPGQ, via the coding sequence CAGGAGCTATTCAAATCTACTTACATATGGTCAGATTCAACGATAGCACTAACATGGATATCATTCCCGTCCCGCAAATGGTCAGTCTTTGTGGCGAACAGAGTGGGCGAAATCCAAAGACTGACGGAGCCAAGGAGTTGGCGTCACATACCATCTCCTTTCAACCCAGCCGACATGTTATCACGCGGTTTAAACTCACATGAACTGATTAACGCCTCTTCATGGTGGCACGGACCGGAATTTTTGAGACAAAATAACGATCAATGGCcaatcaacaaaattaattccCTTAGCAAACAAATGCCCGAACTGCTAAGGACTCACGCCAACGTCGCCGTCCTGGAATGTGGTGTAATCGAGGAGGTGCTCGACAAGCATTCGAGTCTGGACAAGGTTTGTCATATCGTCGCTTACTGTCTTAGAATCACAAGGACGAGGCCGAAACCCTCAACATTGTTTATATCACACGAAGAAACTTCGGCAGTATTATTGCAGATATGCAAGATTGTTCAACAGCGTTCGTTTCCAGAAAAGTACAAGTCATTAATCAACGGGGAAACAGTTCATGCGTCCAGCAAAATTCTTTCGCTATCGCCGTTTCTAGACAAAAACGGACTGATCCGAGTGGGAGGTAGGCTAAAAAATTCGAATCTATCATTCGACGCGTGTCATCAAATACTTTTGCCAAGTAATCACAACCTAACGAAAAGAATCATATTGAAGGCACATGTGCAAAACATGCACGCCGGAACTCAGGGCACTATGGCTTTCGTAAGACAGCAATTTTGGCCCTTGTCATTGTGTTCGACTGCGCGAAAAATAGTTTTAGAATGCGTGAGATGTTTCAGAGCCAAGCCGATCTTCTCGGAAGCCACAATGGGTTCATTACCCGCGGGTCGCATAACTCTAGGCCATTCGCGCACTGCGGTATGGATTACGCCGGGCCAATGA